In Flavobacteriales bacterium, one genomic interval encodes:
- a CDS encoding tetratricopeptide repeat protein: MKIHPIHSPKSCTKGILRCALITAVVLLLAPSALLAQRPAHYANQNADLAHAQELFDKAKYGAAQYELERVIERITDRHDATRTEAEYLAAICAVRLFNGDAGNRLLAFIENHPEDLHVGTVRLELFKHAFSRKKWKEALAWSERIDRFDLKPSELDEFRFKRGYSYFQEEEKDLALAELSIVANDSGVYKAPATYYTAHINYEKGNHETALIGFKKLENDENFGKVVPSYIAEILFLQGKYDELNAYVEPMLNDGTNNRRETQINRLAGEANYRTGKYAEALPYLEKSSQRVGVEIGDRYILGYTYYRTEDYRKALNEFNLVANGTDSLAQLAAYHMADCYLKLNEKNYARNAFKKAYDMGNDPKVAEDALFNYAKLAYELSFDPYHEAITALRNYLKVYPNTVRRDEAYEFLLNVYLKTKNYEAALESLDEIQNKDLRLQEAYQRLAFDRGVELYEGRKFKSAALFFERALKYPVDQSVNAKANFWMAESYYGDGDLPAALRKYDDLRNTAGAYATDMYELAGYGMGYTFFKMKDYNEASTAFRRFTATGKGDAKQRADAMLRIGDCYFVNKQNDLAVKAYDDAMRTGTDSRDYAQYQKGVCQGLLGNSAEKVATLKALLSEKPNSRYAPDAKFQLGETYINMEQDANAATYYGAVVNEHPNSPNVRQSMLQLALIHKRQGKTQEALDEFKAIVAKYNTVDESREALGAIEAIYVEQGRVAEYEAYVKTLGFVDMATLDLDTKYYRSAEALYTAGKCPEAIGALGDYLVKYPNGAYAVNSYFYRGDCLYKAGKFAEALPDLEKVVERNGTQFMENALSGASEIRYNERRYEGALDYYTKLESVASSPLNVLAAQVGRMRCLLELNRHADAAKAADKVAANNDANADLRAEAGLIAAKGLLDKDDLDGAYTRFKAVTSNSSNMLGAEAKYNMAYVRFLQARYSDAEKEVFDLVKKYPSYDHWKARSFILLGDVYVQLKDMFQAKATLQSVINNCTESDLVAQAQQRLDVINSGEAKSIQPEQQEEIEVPMPNTNDGK; encoded by the coding sequence ATGAAGATCCATCCAATTCACTCCCCAAAGAGCTGCACGAAGGGCATCCTGCGCTGTGCGTTGATCACTGCGGTGGTTCTGTTGCTTGCTCCGAGCGCGCTACTTGCCCAGCGACCAGCGCATTATGCGAACCAGAATGCAGATCTGGCGCACGCCCAAGAGCTTTTCGATAAGGCGAAGTATGGTGCGGCACAGTATGAACTGGAACGCGTCATCGAACGGATCACGGACCGGCACGATGCTACCCGTACCGAAGCCGAATATCTAGCGGCAATTTGTGCTGTGCGCCTGTTCAATGGCGATGCAGGCAATCGTCTGCTGGCCTTTATCGAGAACCATCCGGAAGATCTTCATGTTGGAACCGTTCGTCTGGAGTTGTTCAAACACGCCTTCTCTCGGAAAAAATGGAAGGAAGCACTTGCATGGAGTGAAAGGATCGATCGTTTCGATCTGAAGCCTTCGGAACTCGATGAATTCCGGTTCAAACGTGGTTACTCCTATTTCCAGGAAGAAGAGAAGGACCTCGCACTTGCTGAATTAAGTATTGTTGCCAATGATAGCGGAGTGTACAAAGCACCGGCCACCTACTACACCGCGCACATCAACTATGAAAAAGGAAACCACGAAACCGCATTGATCGGATTCAAGAAATTGGAGAACGACGAGAATTTCGGGAAGGTCGTTCCTTCCTACATCGCAGAGATCTTATTCCTACAAGGAAAGTATGATGAACTGAATGCCTACGTGGAGCCCATGTTGAACGATGGCACCAACAACCGAAGAGAAACACAGATCAATCGTTTGGCCGGTGAAGCAAATTACCGCACGGGTAAATATGCCGAAGCATTGCCGTACTTGGAGAAAAGTTCGCAGCGTGTCGGGGTGGAGATCGGTGATCGGTACATCCTCGGTTACACGTATTACCGCACAGAAGATTACCGCAAAGCGTTGAACGAATTCAATCTGGTGGCTAATGGAACGGATAGCCTTGCACAACTGGCCGCCTACCACATGGCCGATTGTTACCTGAAACTGAACGAGAAGAACTACGCTCGGAACGCGTTCAAGAAGGCGTATGACATGGGCAATGATCCCAAGGTCGCCGAAGACGCATTGTTCAACTATGCGAAGTTAGCCTACGAACTGAGCTTCGATCCGTATCACGAAGCAATAACCGCATTGCGGAATTATTTGAAAGTATATCCCAATACCGTTCGGCGTGATGAAGCCTATGAGTTCCTTCTGAACGTTTACTTGAAGACCAAGAACTACGAGGCCGCACTGGAGTCTCTCGATGAGATCCAGAACAAGGACCTGCGCTTGCAGGAAGCCTATCAACGCTTGGCCTTCGACCGGGGTGTTGAGCTTTATGAAGGACGCAAATTCAAGAGTGCTGCGTTGTTCTTTGAGCGTGCGCTGAAGTATCCTGTGGATCAAAGCGTGAACGCGAAAGCAAATTTCTGGATGGCCGAGTCGTACTACGGCGATGGCGACCTACCTGCTGCATTGCGCAAATACGATGATCTGCGGAACACTGCCGGTGCGTATGCCACCGACATGTATGAACTCGCAGGATACGGTATGGGTTACACGTTCTTCAAAATGAAGGATTACAATGAGGCCAGTACCGCCTTCCGAAGATTCACCGCCACAGGAAAGGGTGATGCAAAACAACGAGCTGATGCCATGCTGCGGATCGGCGATTGCTACTTCGTGAACAAGCAGAATGACCTCGCAGTGAAAGCCTACGACGATGCGATGCGCACCGGAACGGATAGCCGTGACTATGCCCAGTACCAGAAAGGGGTATGCCAAGGTCTGCTTGGTAACTCTGCCGAAAAGGTGGCAACGTTGAAAGCACTGCTCAGCGAAAAACCGAATTCGCGTTATGCACCGGATGCGAAGTTCCAGCTCGGTGAAACGTACATCAACATGGAACAGGATGCGAATGCCGCGACCTACTACGGTGCGGTGGTGAACGAGCATCCGAACAGCCCCAACGTGCGCCAAAGCATGTTGCAATTGGCACTGATCCACAAACGGCAAGGCAAGACCCAAGAAGCCTTGGATGAGTTCAAGGCGATCGTGGCCAAGTACAATACCGTGGATGAATCGCGCGAAGCATTGGGCGCTATCGAAGCGATCTATGTAGAGCAGGGTAGGGTGGCCGAGTACGAGGCTTATGTGAAGACGCTGGGCTTCGTGGATATGGCCACATTGGATCTCGATACCAAGTATTACCGAAGCGCTGAAGCGTTGTACACCGCAGGAAAATGTCCTGAAGCGATCGGTGCATTGGGCGATTACCTGGTGAAATACCCCAATGGTGCGTATGCCGTGAATTCATATTTCTACCGAGGCGATTGCTTGTACAAAGCAGGCAAGTTCGCGGAGGCGTTGCCTGATCTGGAAAAGGTGGTGGAACGTAACGGGACCCAGTTCATGGAGAATGCGCTTAGTGGTGCCAGCGAGATCCGTTACAATGAAAGACGCTACGAAGGCGCACTCGATTATTACACCAAGTTGGAAAGCGTAGCAAGCTCTCCGCTGAATGTGCTTGCAGCGCAGGTGGGCCGCATGCGTTGTTTGTTGGAATTGAACCGCCACGCCGATGCAGCCAAAGCTGCTGATAAGGTAGCGGCGAACAATGATGCGAATGCGGATCTACGCGCAGAAGCAGGTCTGATCGCAGCAAAAGGGTTGCTGGATAAGGACGATCTCGATGGAGCATATACGCGCTTCAAAGCGGTAACCTCGAACAGCAGCAATATGCTGGGTGCGGAGGCGAAGTACAACATGGCCTATGTCCGTTTTCTTCAGGCTCGATACAGCGATGCCGAGAAAGAGGTGTTCGATCTCGTGAAGAAGTATCCGAGCTACGATCACTGGAAAGCAAGGTCGTTCATCTTGTTGGGCGATGTGTATGTGCAACTGAAGGATATGTTCCAAGCAAAAGCGACACTGCAAAGCGTGATCAACAACTGCACGGAGTCCGATCTTGTGGCACAAGCCCAACAACGCT